From a region of the Neodiprion fabricii isolate iyNeoFabr1 chromosome 7, iyNeoFabr1.1, whole genome shotgun sequence genome:
- the LOC124186876 gene encoding actin-related protein 2 isoform X1: MDSQGRKVIVCDNGTGFVKCGYAGSNFPAHIFPSMVGRPIIRAVNKIGDIEVKEEFYVRDLMVGDEASKLRSMLEVSYPMENGIVRNWEDMCHVWDYTFGKEKMNINPKECKILLTEPPMNPTKNRAKMIEVMFEKYGFDGTYIAIQAVLTLYAQGLLSGVVVDSGDGVTHICPVYEEFALPHLTRRLDIAGRDITRYLIKLLLLRGYAFNHSADFETVRMMKEKLCYIGYNIETEQRLALETTVLVEPYTLPDGRVIKVGGERFEAPEALFQPHLINVEGQGIAELVFNTIQAADIDIRSELYKHIVLSGGSTMYPGLPSRLERELKQLYLERVLKNDIDKLSKFKIRIEDPPRRKDMVFIGGAVLAEVMKDRDSFWITREEYEEKGLGVLNKLTARSS, from the exons atggaTAGCCAAGGACGGAAAGTAATCGTGTGTGACAATGGAACTGGG ttCGTCAAGTGCGGATATGCAGGCTCAAATTTTCCAGCACATATATTTCCCTCGATGGTTGGACGGCCTATTATAAGAGCCGTTAACAAGATTGGAGACATCGAAGTTAAG gagGAATTTTATGTCCGA GACTTGATGGTAGGCGACGAAGCGAGTAAACTTCGTTCAATGCTCGAAGTTAGTTACCCTATGGAAAATGGAATTGTCAG GAATTGGGAAGACATGTGCCACGTATGGGATTACACGTTtggcaaagaaaaaatgaatataaatccAAAAGAGTGCAAAATATTACTGACAGAACCGCCAATGAATCCAACAAAAAATCGTGCGAAGATGATAGAG GTAATGTTTGAAAAGTATGGATTCGATGGCACATATATCGCCATTCAAGCTGTTCTCACGCTCTACGCACAAGGTTTGCTCAGCGGAGTAGTTGTGGACTCTGGAGACGGTGTGACTCATATTTGCCCGGTTTATGAAGAATTCGCCCTGCCGCATCTGACGCGAAGATTGGATATAGCTGGGCGTGATATTACTAGATATTTAATAAAACTGTTACTGTTGCGAGGCTACGCATTCAATCACTCGGCAGATTTTGAGACTGTTAGAATGATGAAAGAGAAGCTGTGTTATATTGGatacaatattgaaacagaGCAAAGGTTAGCCCTTGAGACGACGGTCCTTGTGGAACCTTACACA CTTCCAGATGGCCGAGTTATCAAAGTTGGCGGAGAACGGTTCGAAGCACCCGAAGCTCTTTTTCAACCGCATCTAATCAATGTCGAAGGCCAAGGAATAGCGGAACTTGTTTTCAACACTATCCAAGCTGCGGACATTGATATTCGAAGTGAACTTTACAAGCATATTGTTCTGAGCGGGGGTAGCACTATGTATCCTGGACTTCCATCCAGGCTGGAACGTGAACTGAAGCAACTCTACCTTGAACGAGTTCTCAAAAACGATATTGACAAATTATCG aaatttaaaaTCAGGATCGAAGATCCTCCAAGGCGCAAGGACATGGTGTTTATTGGTGGTGCAGTGTTGGCAGAAGTCATGAAAGACCGTGACTCGTTCTGGATAACGAGAGAAGAATATGAAGAAAAGGGTCTTGGCGTACTAAACAAATTGACTGCCCGTTCTAGTTaa
- the LOC124186876 gene encoding actin-related protein 2 isoform X2 — MDSQGRKVIVCDNGTGFVKCGYAGSNFPAHIFPSMVGRPIIRAVNKIGDIEVKDMPDLMVGDEASKLRSMLEVSYPMENGIVRNWEDMCHVWDYTFGKEKMNINPKECKILLTEPPMNPTKNRAKMIEVMFEKYGFDGTYIAIQAVLTLYAQGLLSGVVVDSGDGVTHICPVYEEFALPHLTRRLDIAGRDITRYLIKLLLLRGYAFNHSADFETVRMMKEKLCYIGYNIETEQRLALETTVLVEPYTLPDGRVIKVGGERFEAPEALFQPHLINVEGQGIAELVFNTIQAADIDIRSELYKHIVLSGGSTMYPGLPSRLERELKQLYLERVLKNDIDKLSKFKIRIEDPPRRKDMVFIGGAVLAEVMKDRDSFWITREEYEEKGLGVLNKLTARSS, encoded by the exons atggaTAGCCAAGGACGGAAAGTAATCGTGTGTGACAATGGAACTGGG ttCGTCAAGTGCGGATATGCAGGCTCAAATTTTCCAGCACATATATTTCCCTCGATGGTTGGACGGCCTATTATAAGAGCCGTTAACAAGATTGGAGACATCGAAGTTAAG GATATGCCA GACTTGATGGTAGGCGACGAAGCGAGTAAACTTCGTTCAATGCTCGAAGTTAGTTACCCTATGGAAAATGGAATTGTCAG GAATTGGGAAGACATGTGCCACGTATGGGATTACACGTTtggcaaagaaaaaatgaatataaatccAAAAGAGTGCAAAATATTACTGACAGAACCGCCAATGAATCCAACAAAAAATCGTGCGAAGATGATAGAG GTAATGTTTGAAAAGTATGGATTCGATGGCACATATATCGCCATTCAAGCTGTTCTCACGCTCTACGCACAAGGTTTGCTCAGCGGAGTAGTTGTGGACTCTGGAGACGGTGTGACTCATATTTGCCCGGTTTATGAAGAATTCGCCCTGCCGCATCTGACGCGAAGATTGGATATAGCTGGGCGTGATATTACTAGATATTTAATAAAACTGTTACTGTTGCGAGGCTACGCATTCAATCACTCGGCAGATTTTGAGACTGTTAGAATGATGAAAGAGAAGCTGTGTTATATTGGatacaatattgaaacagaGCAAAGGTTAGCCCTTGAGACGACGGTCCTTGTGGAACCTTACACA CTTCCAGATGGCCGAGTTATCAAAGTTGGCGGAGAACGGTTCGAAGCACCCGAAGCTCTTTTTCAACCGCATCTAATCAATGTCGAAGGCCAAGGAATAGCGGAACTTGTTTTCAACACTATCCAAGCTGCGGACATTGATATTCGAAGTGAACTTTACAAGCATATTGTTCTGAGCGGGGGTAGCACTATGTATCCTGGACTTCCATCCAGGCTGGAACGTGAACTGAAGCAACTCTACCTTGAACGAGTTCTCAAAAACGATATTGACAAATTATCG aaatttaaaaTCAGGATCGAAGATCCTCCAAGGCGCAAGGACATGGTGTTTATTGGTGGTGCAGTGTTGGCAGAAGTCATGAAAGACCGTGACTCGTTCTGGATAACGAGAGAAGAATATGAAGAAAAGGGTCTTGGCGTACTAAACAAATTGACTGCCCGTTCTAGTTaa
- the LOC124186876 gene encoding actin-related protein 2 isoform X3 → MDSQGRKVIVCDNGTGFVKCGYAGSNFPAHIFPSMVGRPIIRAVNKIGDIEVKDLMVGDEASKLRSMLEVSYPMENGIVRNWEDMCHVWDYTFGKEKMNINPKECKILLTEPPMNPTKNRAKMIEVMFEKYGFDGTYIAIQAVLTLYAQGLLSGVVVDSGDGVTHICPVYEEFALPHLTRRLDIAGRDITRYLIKLLLLRGYAFNHSADFETVRMMKEKLCYIGYNIETEQRLALETTVLVEPYTLPDGRVIKVGGERFEAPEALFQPHLINVEGQGIAELVFNTIQAADIDIRSELYKHIVLSGGSTMYPGLPSRLERELKQLYLERVLKNDIDKLSKFKIRIEDPPRRKDMVFIGGAVLAEVMKDRDSFWITREEYEEKGLGVLNKLTARSS, encoded by the exons atggaTAGCCAAGGACGGAAAGTAATCGTGTGTGACAATGGAACTGGG ttCGTCAAGTGCGGATATGCAGGCTCAAATTTTCCAGCACATATATTTCCCTCGATGGTTGGACGGCCTATTATAAGAGCCGTTAACAAGATTGGAGACATCGAAGTTAAG GACTTGATGGTAGGCGACGAAGCGAGTAAACTTCGTTCAATGCTCGAAGTTAGTTACCCTATGGAAAATGGAATTGTCAG GAATTGGGAAGACATGTGCCACGTATGGGATTACACGTTtggcaaagaaaaaatgaatataaatccAAAAGAGTGCAAAATATTACTGACAGAACCGCCAATGAATCCAACAAAAAATCGTGCGAAGATGATAGAG GTAATGTTTGAAAAGTATGGATTCGATGGCACATATATCGCCATTCAAGCTGTTCTCACGCTCTACGCACAAGGTTTGCTCAGCGGAGTAGTTGTGGACTCTGGAGACGGTGTGACTCATATTTGCCCGGTTTATGAAGAATTCGCCCTGCCGCATCTGACGCGAAGATTGGATATAGCTGGGCGTGATATTACTAGATATTTAATAAAACTGTTACTGTTGCGAGGCTACGCATTCAATCACTCGGCAGATTTTGAGACTGTTAGAATGATGAAAGAGAAGCTGTGTTATATTGGatacaatattgaaacagaGCAAAGGTTAGCCCTTGAGACGACGGTCCTTGTGGAACCTTACACA CTTCCAGATGGCCGAGTTATCAAAGTTGGCGGAGAACGGTTCGAAGCACCCGAAGCTCTTTTTCAACCGCATCTAATCAATGTCGAAGGCCAAGGAATAGCGGAACTTGTTTTCAACACTATCCAAGCTGCGGACATTGATATTCGAAGTGAACTTTACAAGCATATTGTTCTGAGCGGGGGTAGCACTATGTATCCTGGACTTCCATCCAGGCTGGAACGTGAACTGAAGCAACTCTACCTTGAACGAGTTCTCAAAAACGATATTGACAAATTATCG aaatttaaaaTCAGGATCGAAGATCCTCCAAGGCGCAAGGACATGGTGTTTATTGGTGGTGCAGTGTTGGCAGAAGTCATGAAAGACCGTGACTCGTTCTGGATAACGAGAGAAGAATATGAAGAAAAGGGTCTTGGCGTACTAAACAAATTGACTGCCCGTTCTAGTTaa
- the LOC124186879 gene encoding putative gustatory receptor 2a isoform X2, with protein sequence MAQASDTGNISPTALLMYKALVYTNSSVTVMTPIIIWLRSKTLTASFKEMMIIDNSFETILESRNQYTKRYIELLVEVISIFLFVFGVAVCDIVWTRIWGMVDNQSIQSIWGTLATLHHPILLTLILDVNFCTFVRYMEKQFEDLNIGILKLTIEPDCADSSKRPGLQMYSRNFTVAKSVPEDENAAKSLVKDKYYVIQKIRKTHLSLTRLTKKMNTAFGVQNLLSVTESFVMITGLSYTIYSTFSSKSFNYYKLKEIISPTAWTLIYGYKIWVICHACYKVTTEMQRTGQVIYDLLGKKVDTELQKEIREFSLQMLQNPVSFDVCGLVTLDHSFLQQVIGSVTTYLVILIQMS encoded by the exons ATGGCACAGGCTTCAGATACTGGCAACATTTCACCCACGGCTCTTCTAATGTATAAAGCACTTGTTTATACAAACTCGTCCGTTACCGTGATGACTCCAATCATAATATGGCTTCGAAGTAAG ACGTTGACTGCGTCTTTCAaagaaatgatgataatagATAACTCATTTGAAACTATTCTCGAATCTCGTAATCAATATACAAAACGGTATATCGAGCTACTGGTTGAAGTTATCAGCATTTTCTTATTCGTGTTCGGTGTGGCCGTTTGTGACATCGTATGGACGCGGATATGGGGTATGGTGGATAATCAATCGATACAATCAATATGGGGCACTTTAGCGACCCTACATCATCCGATACTTCTTACACTTATTTTAGACGTAAACTTCTGCACCTTTGTAAG ATACATGGAAAAGCAATTCGAAGACTTGAACATCGGTATATTGAAATTGACAATAGAACCTGACTGTGCCGACAGTAGCAAGAGACCAGGGCTGCAGATGTATTCTCGGAATTTTACGGTAGCAAAATCGGTACCTGAAGATGAAAACGCAGCCAAAAGTCTTGTAAAAGACAAGTACTACGTGATACAAAAAATTCG AAAAACTCACTTGAGTCTGACCAGGCTGACTAAGAAGATGAACACGGCCTTTGGCGTGCAGAATCTGTTGTCTGTGACTGAATCTTTTGTCATGATCACCGGACTGTCATACACTATTTACAGTACTTTCTCATCGAAAAGTTTCAATTACTATAAGTTAAAAGAGATAATCTCCCCGACTGCATGGACCTTGATTTATGGGTATAAAATTTGGGTTATCTGTCACGCTTGCTACAAGGTTACTACAGag ATGCAAAGAACCGGGCAAGTAATTTACGACCTTCTCGGGAAAAAAGTAGATACCGAACTTCAAAAAGAG ATTAGAGAGTTTTCTCTACAGATGCTTCAAAATCCTGTTAGCTTTGACGTTTGCGGATTGGTAACCTTGGACCATTCATTCCTCCAACag GTGATTGGATCCGTAACGACCTACCTGGTGATCCTAATTCAAATGAGTTGA
- the LOC124186873 gene encoding RNA polymerase-associated protein Rtf1: protein MPKRKNHALIDSDSSGSASESGSDLDNDLLSLAKKKKGKSQEDSQSNNEDATHSDVKQAKQADSDTSDSDDDWGTKGGSKTKKKKQPAKRSKRKVTKSSSDDSTSEKDDAKVSEPEEGEVSDSDGSDSESSQEEFNDGYDDKLMGDAEDQARLAQMTEKEREQEIFKRIEQREIMKTRFEIEKKLRLAKKQELKKQKESKKKDKSTDEKKFDRAPDPKERSKDRKKTIEEKQDKKFHAMSLLKARREEKKEREEKEKQRIELQQQQSKDAEEEELEDDHKGGSNKTKLKASDIYSDDSGSSDSQEEDEPARTTSQRRSSSSDSRDSDSETDKKSVTSTKTRPKKPIYVNTKEDLNKVRLSRHKMERFVHLPFFDRVVQGCFVRIGIGNNNGKPVYRVAEISGVCETGKIYQLGGTRTNKGLKLRHGAQERVFRLEFVSNQEFTETEFFKWKETCALQGISLPTFDEIEHKLKDIKEALVYEFKEEDIEKIVREKERFKQNPSNYAMKKAQLMRERDAANCRGDDETASRLNLQLGELEERASELDKMRTATISSISYINDRNRKRNVEEAEKAIMEEIKANKGKKIDDPFTRRSTKPRMVFKPDEEEVATVPSNNSGNKGSPQQTDDAPTTNNDKENAEAKKKSGSEDLFNAHDFDITIDLEVPLPSNPVSVLPKPVSNVKDTGPRRSLNLEDYKKKRGLI, encoded by the exons ATGccgaaacgaaaaaatcatGCCCTTATCGACTCCGACAGCAGTGGAAGTGCGTCGGAAAGCGGATCTGACCTGGATAAC GATTTACTCTCTCTGgctaagaagaaaaaaggcaAATCACAGGAAGACTCCCAATCGAACAATGAAGATGCTACTCACAGTGATGTTAAACAAGCCAAGCAAGCAGACAGCGATACTTCCGACTCTGATGATGATTGGGGTACGAAGGGCGGTTCAAAAACCAAGAAGAAAAAGCAACCTGCCAAACGTAGTAAGAGGAAAGTTACCAAGTCGAGCAGCGATGATAGCACGAGTGAAAAAGATGACGCTAAAGTATCGGAACCCGAAGAAG GAGAAGTCTCTGATTCCGATGGAAGTGATTCGGAATCAAGTCAGGAAGAATTCAACGATGGTTATGATGATAAATTGATGGGAGATGCGGAGGATCAGGCCCGTCTTGCACAGATGACTGAAAAAGAACGGGAGCAGGAAATTTTCAAGCGCATAGAACAGCGAGAAATTATGAAGACCAGGTTTGAGATAGAGAAAAAGTTGCGCCTAGCCAAGAAACAGGAGCTGAAAAAGCAGAAAGAGTCTAAAAAGAAGGATAAAAGTACAGATGAAAAGAAGTTCGATCGAGCTCCTGATCCCAAAGAGAGAAGTAAAGATCGTAAGAAGACGATCGAAGAAAAGCAAGACAAGAAATTCCATGCTATGTCACTGCTCAAGGCTAgacgtgaagagaaaaaagaaagag aagagaaagagaagcaGAGGATAGagttgcagcagcagcaatcCAAAGATGCTGAGGAAGAGGAACTAGAAGATGATCACAAAGGCGGTTCTAACAAGACTAAGCTCAAAGCTTCAGATATTTATTCAGATGATAGTGGATCATCAGACAGCCAAGAAGAAGATGAACCTGCAAGAACCACATCACAACGTAGATCCTCGTCTAGTGACAGCAGAGATTCAGACTCAGAGACGGACAAAAA ATCTGTAACTAGCACCAAGACCAGACCAAAGAAGCCAATTTATGTGAACACTAAGGAGGATCTGAACAAAGTTAGATTATCACGTCACAAAATGGAAAGATTCGTGCACCTTCCGTTCTTCGATCGAGTCGTACAAGGCTGTTTTGTCCGTATTGGGATTGGTAATAACAATGGTAAACCCGTATACCGTGTAGCTGAAATCAGTGGGGTTTGCGAAACGGGTAAAATATACCAATTGGGAGGTACAAGAACCAATAAGGGATTAAAGTTGAGACACGGAGCACAGGAGCGAGTTTTTCGATTAGAATTCGTCTCTAATCAAGAATTCACAGAGACTGAGTTCTTCAAATGGAAAGAGACATGTGCACTGCAAGGAATTTCATTGCCAACGTTTGACGAAATTGAACACAAACTGAAGGATATAAAGGAAGCGCTTGTTTATGAATTTAAAGAAGAAGATATAGAGAAAATAGtcagagagaaagaaagattcAAGCAAAACCCGTCCAATTATGCTATGAAGAAGGCTCAATTgatgagagaaagagacgcAGCAAATTGCAGAGGTGATGATGAAACGGCGAGTCGACTTAATCTGCAGCTTGGAGAACTGGAAGAACGGGCTTCGGAACTAGACAAAATGCGAACTGCCACTATTTCCAGTATTTCGTACATCAATGATCGCAATAGAAAGCGAAACGTTGAAGAAGCTGAGAAAGCAATCATG GAAGAAATTAAGGCTaacaaaggtaaaaaaattgacgatccATTTACCAGACGGAGTACAAAGCCAAGAATGGTATTCAAACCAGATGAAGAGGAGGTAGCTACAGTACCTAGTAATAACTCTGGGAATAAGGGGAGCCCTCAGCAAACGGACGATGCGCCGACAACAAATAACGATAAGGAAAATGCTGAggcaaaaaagaaatctgGAAGCGAGGATTTGTTCAATGCTCACGATTTTGACATTACGATAGATCTAGAAGTACCTTTACCTA gcAATCCAGTCAGTGTTCTACCGAAACCAGTAAGCAACGTTAAAGATACGGGACCCCGGCGATCTTTGAACTTGGAGGATTATAAGAAGAAACGTGGTCTAATCTAA
- the LOC124186879 gene encoding uncharacterized protein LOC124186879 isoform X4 produces MMIIDNSFETILESRNQYTKRYIELLVEVISIFLFVFGVAVCDIVWTRIWGMVDNQSIQSIWGTLATLHHPILLTLILDVNFCTFVRYMEKQFEDLNIGILKLTIEPDCADSSKRPGLQMYSRNFTVAKSVPEDENAAKSLVKDKYYVIQKIRKTHLSLTRLTKKMNTAFGVQNLLSVTESFVMITGLSYTIYSTFSSKSFNYYKLKEIISPTAWTLIYGYKIWVICHACYKVTTEMQRTGQVIYDLLGKKVDTELQKEIREFSLQMLQNPVSFDVCGLVTLDHSFLQQVIEFFNGFIHSYLFLCALFALNNR; encoded by the exons atgatgataatagATAACTCATTTGAAACTATTCTCGAATCTCGTAATCAATATACAAAACGGTATATCGAGCTACTGGTTGAAGTTATCAGCATTTTCTTATTCGTGTTCGGTGTGGCCGTTTGTGACATCGTATGGACGCGGATATGGGGTATGGTGGATAATCAATCGATACAATCAATATGGGGCACTTTAGCGACCCTACATCATCCGATACTTCTTACACTTATTTTAGACGTAAACTTCTGCACCTTTGTAAG ATACATGGAAAAGCAATTCGAAGACTTGAACATCGGTATATTGAAATTGACAATAGAACCTGACTGTGCCGACAGTAGCAAGAGACCAGGGCTGCAGATGTATTCTCGGAATTTTACGGTAGCAAAATCGGTACCTGAAGATGAAAACGCAGCCAAAAGTCTTGTAAAAGACAAGTACTACGTGATACAAAAAATTCG AAAAACTCACTTGAGTCTGACCAGGCTGACTAAGAAGATGAACACGGCCTTTGGCGTGCAGAATCTGTTGTCTGTGACTGAATCTTTTGTCATGATCACCGGACTGTCATACACTATTTACAGTACTTTCTCATCGAAAAGTTTCAATTACTATAAGTTAAAAGAGATAATCTCCCCGACTGCATGGACCTTGATTTATGGGTATAAAATTTGGGTTATCTGTCACGCTTGCTACAAGGTTACTACAGag ATGCAAAGAACCGGGCAAGTAATTTACGACCTTCTCGGGAAAAAAGTAGATACCGAACTTCAAAAAGAG ATTAGAGAGTTTTCTCTACAGATGCTTCAAAATCCTGTTAGCTTTGACGTTTGCGGATTGGTAACCTTGGACCATTCATTCCTCCAACaggtgattgaattttttaacggTTTTATACACTCGTATCTATTTCTGTGCGCATTGTTTGCTCTGAATAACAGGTGA
- the LOC124186881 gene encoding NPC intracellular cholesterol transporter 2 homolog a-like, with protein MMREIFALSLVLVLASESAFATTVLKCGTNDPFPDSNTVKIANCGEPPCFLKKGTIVSIELKFKPTRNVNTLTTKATGALNGGFPQPFESVDGSNACDYIFDVSGSKVDCPLTKDTEYIYKRRFPISRKYPVTNVNVHWALVENNEDIACFEVPAQIKK; from the exons aTGATGAGGGAAATTTTTGCGCTTTCGCTAGTTTTGGTTTTGGCCAGCGAATCGGCTTTCGCTACTACAGTTTTAAAATGTGGCACCA ACGATCCGTTTCCGGACTCGAACACCGTCAAGATAGCAAATTGCGGTGAGCCGCCGTGTTTTCTAAAGAAGGGAACGATCGTATCGATCGAGCTGAAATTCAAACCGACGAGAAACGTCAACACCCTGACGACTAAGGCTACGGGCGCTTTGAATGGAGGGTTCCCGCAACCTTTCGAAAGCGTCGACGGATCGAACGCCTGTGATTACATCTTCGACGTTTCGGGGTCGAAGGTCGACTGTCCGTTGACGAAGGACACCGAATACATTTACAAAAGAAGGTTCCCGATCAGTAGAAAATATCCAGTG ACAAACGTGAACGTGCATTGGGCCCTTGTCGAAAACAACGAAGACATTGCGTGTTTCGAGGTGCCAgcgcaaattaaaaaatag
- the LOC124186879 gene encoding uncharacterized protein LOC124186879 isoform X1: protein MAQASDTGNISPTALLMYKALVYTNSSVTVMTPIIIWLRSKTLTASFKEMMIIDNSFETILESRNQYTKRYIELLVEVISIFLFVFGVAVCDIVWTRIWGMVDNQSIQSIWGTLATLHHPILLTLILDVNFCTFVRYMEKQFEDLNIGILKLTIEPDCADSSKRPGLQMYSRNFTVAKSVPEDENAAKSLVKDKYYVIQKIRKTHLSLTRLTKKMNTAFGVQNLLSVTESFVMITGLSYTIYSTFSSKSFNYYKLKEIISPTAWTLIYGYKIWVICHACYKVTTEMQRTGQVIYDLLGKKVDTELQKEIREFSLQMLQNPVSFDVCGLVTLDHSFLQQVIEFFNGFIHSYLFLCALFALNNR from the exons ATGGCACAGGCTTCAGATACTGGCAACATTTCACCCACGGCTCTTCTAATGTATAAAGCACTTGTTTATACAAACTCGTCCGTTACCGTGATGACTCCAATCATAATATGGCTTCGAAGTAAG ACGTTGACTGCGTCTTTCAaagaaatgatgataatagATAACTCATTTGAAACTATTCTCGAATCTCGTAATCAATATACAAAACGGTATATCGAGCTACTGGTTGAAGTTATCAGCATTTTCTTATTCGTGTTCGGTGTGGCCGTTTGTGACATCGTATGGACGCGGATATGGGGTATGGTGGATAATCAATCGATACAATCAATATGGGGCACTTTAGCGACCCTACATCATCCGATACTTCTTACACTTATTTTAGACGTAAACTTCTGCACCTTTGTAAG ATACATGGAAAAGCAATTCGAAGACTTGAACATCGGTATATTGAAATTGACAATAGAACCTGACTGTGCCGACAGTAGCAAGAGACCAGGGCTGCAGATGTATTCTCGGAATTTTACGGTAGCAAAATCGGTACCTGAAGATGAAAACGCAGCCAAAAGTCTTGTAAAAGACAAGTACTACGTGATACAAAAAATTCG AAAAACTCACTTGAGTCTGACCAGGCTGACTAAGAAGATGAACACGGCCTTTGGCGTGCAGAATCTGTTGTCTGTGACTGAATCTTTTGTCATGATCACCGGACTGTCATACACTATTTACAGTACTTTCTCATCGAAAAGTTTCAATTACTATAAGTTAAAAGAGATAATCTCCCCGACTGCATGGACCTTGATTTATGGGTATAAAATTTGGGTTATCTGTCACGCTTGCTACAAGGTTACTACAGag ATGCAAAGAACCGGGCAAGTAATTTACGACCTTCTCGGGAAAAAAGTAGATACCGAACTTCAAAAAGAG ATTAGAGAGTTTTCTCTACAGATGCTTCAAAATCCTGTTAGCTTTGACGTTTGCGGATTGGTAACCTTGGACCATTCATTCCTCCAACaggtgattgaattttttaacggTTTTATACACTCGTATCTATTTCTGTGCGCATTGTTTGCTCTGAATAACAGGTGA
- the LOC124186879 gene encoding uncharacterized protein LOC124186879 isoform X3: MFVELRVEMPNFVGSNDFENPFETNLIETLTASFKEMMIIDNSFETILESRNQYTKRYIELLVEVISIFLFVFGVAVCDIVWTRIWGMVDNQSIQSIWGTLATLHHPILLTLILDVNFCTFVRYMEKQFEDLNIGILKLTIEPDCADSSKRPGLQMYSRNFTVAKSVPEDENAAKSLVKDKYYVIQKIRKTHLSLTRLTKKMNTAFGVQNLLSVTESFVMITGLSYTIYSTFSSKSFNYYKLKEIISPTAWTLIYGYKIWVICHACYKVTTEMQRTGQVIYDLLGKKVDTELQKEIREFSLQMLQNPVSFDVCGLVTLDHSFLQQVIEFFNGFIHSYLFLCALFALNNR, from the exons ATGTTCGTTGAACTTCGAGTCGAGATGCCGAATTTCGTTGGTTCGAATGACTTCGAAAATCCTTTCGAAACGAATCTAATCGAG ACGTTGACTGCGTCTTTCAaagaaatgatgataatagATAACTCATTTGAAACTATTCTCGAATCTCGTAATCAATATACAAAACGGTATATCGAGCTACTGGTTGAAGTTATCAGCATTTTCTTATTCGTGTTCGGTGTGGCCGTTTGTGACATCGTATGGACGCGGATATGGGGTATGGTGGATAATCAATCGATACAATCAATATGGGGCACTTTAGCGACCCTACATCATCCGATACTTCTTACACTTATTTTAGACGTAAACTTCTGCACCTTTGTAAG ATACATGGAAAAGCAATTCGAAGACTTGAACATCGGTATATTGAAATTGACAATAGAACCTGACTGTGCCGACAGTAGCAAGAGACCAGGGCTGCAGATGTATTCTCGGAATTTTACGGTAGCAAAATCGGTACCTGAAGATGAAAACGCAGCCAAAAGTCTTGTAAAAGACAAGTACTACGTGATACAAAAAATTCG AAAAACTCACTTGAGTCTGACCAGGCTGACTAAGAAGATGAACACGGCCTTTGGCGTGCAGAATCTGTTGTCTGTGACTGAATCTTTTGTCATGATCACCGGACTGTCATACACTATTTACAGTACTTTCTCATCGAAAAGTTTCAATTACTATAAGTTAAAAGAGATAATCTCCCCGACTGCATGGACCTTGATTTATGGGTATAAAATTTGGGTTATCTGTCACGCTTGCTACAAGGTTACTACAGag ATGCAAAGAACCGGGCAAGTAATTTACGACCTTCTCGGGAAAAAAGTAGATACCGAACTTCAAAAAGAG ATTAGAGAGTTTTCTCTACAGATGCTTCAAAATCCTGTTAGCTTTGACGTTTGCGGATTGGTAACCTTGGACCATTCATTCCTCCAACaggtgattgaattttttaacggTTTTATACACTCGTATCTATTTCTGTGCGCATTGTTTGCTCTGAATAACAGGTGA